From the Priestia koreensis genome, one window contains:
- a CDS encoding superoxide dismutase family protein, protein MKMKWTILAAAIVMSLAGCATENSTPKEKAEHVNEATVAPVQVEIKSAKGDRVGEATLTQEQNGVRIKLLVQGLTPGKHGIHVHEIGKCLAPDFQSAGGHFNPFKREHGFNNPKGPHSGDLMNVDVRADGTGEYETIAPLFTLEEGKENSLFDLDGSSLVIHAAADDYTSNPAGNSGDRIACGVIQK, encoded by the coding sequence ATGAAAATGAAATGGACGATTTTAGCTGCAGCCATCGTAATGTCGTTAGCCGGCTGTGCAACGGAGAACAGCACACCAAAGGAAAAAGCAGAACATGTCAATGAAGCGACTGTTGCTCCCGTACAGGTAGAAATAAAAAGTGCTAAAGGAGACCGTGTTGGTGAAGCAACGTTAACACAGGAACAAAACGGCGTGCGAATCAAGCTGTTAGTACAAGGTTTAACACCTGGGAAGCACGGAATTCATGTGCATGAAATTGGGAAATGTCTGGCACCGGATTTTCAATCAGCAGGAGGACATTTCAATCCGTTCAAACGAGAGCATGGATTTAATAACCCAAAAGGCCCTCATTCAGGCGATTTAATGAATGTTGATGTTCGTGCAGATGGGACGGGCGAATATGAAACAATCGCGCCGCTGTTTACATTGGAAGAAGGAAAGGAAAATTCGCTGTTTGATCTTGATGGCAGTTCACTAGTGATTCATGCGGCTGCAGATGATTATACGAGCAACCCAGCTGGTAATTCAGGCGATCGTATTGCATGTGGAGTTATTCAGAAATAA
- a CDS encoding S8 family peptidase produces the protein MAKVGLIPYTVQALMDSAKEVPPGVKMIEAPQLWPKGIRGNGIVVAVIDTGCDMDHPELQSVIIDGYNFTPDHNGDTKNYDDNNGHGTHVCGTIAAVENDEGVVGVSPNVQLLVLKVLTGKGSGQTDWIVKAIDYAVNWEGPNGEKVRIISMSLGGPSDDPELHESVINAIEKNVLVVCAAGNEGDGDERTDEFSYPGAYQEVVEVGSVSLEGKISPFSNSNDSVDLVGPGEKILSTYLNGQYAVLSGTSMATPHIAGAAALVLQEEEQQKGQALTEAELFQALIKRTVTLNFNRNLQGSGLVKLVSYGSKKDEAMTVTGSKN, from the coding sequence ATGGCAAAAGTAGGTCTGATTCCTTATACTGTACAAGCATTAATGGATAGCGCAAAAGAGGTTCCACCTGGAGTAAAAATGATTGAGGCACCGCAGCTCTGGCCGAAAGGAATTCGTGGAAATGGAATTGTAGTGGCGGTAATTGACACAGGGTGTGACATGGATCATCCAGAGCTTCAATCAGTCATTATAGACGGATATAACTTTACACCAGACCATAACGGTGATACGAAAAACTATGATGATAACAATGGTCATGGCACACACGTATGCGGAACAATCGCGGCAGTAGAGAATGATGAAGGCGTAGTAGGCGTATCGCCTAACGTTCAGCTGTTAGTATTAAAAGTATTAACAGGAAAAGGCTCTGGTCAAACGGATTGGATTGTAAAAGCGATTGATTACGCCGTTAATTGGGAAGGTCCAAACGGTGAAAAAGTACGCATAATTTCAATGTCTCTTGGAGGTCCATCAGACGACCCTGAGCTACATGAGTCGGTAATCAATGCAATCGAGAAAAACGTATTAGTCGTTTGTGCAGCAGGCAACGAGGGTGATGGAGATGAACGAACGGACGAGTTTTCATATCCAGGTGCCTACCAGGAAGTAGTGGAAGTAGGATCTGTCAGCCTTGAGGGGAAAATCTCACCGTTTAGTAACTCAAATGACAGCGTCGATCTCGTTGGTCCAGGCGAAAAAATTCTGTCCACCTATTTGAATGGTCAGTATGCCGTTTTATCTGGCACGTCAATGGCCACTCCCCATATTGCTGGTGCAGCAGCTCTCGTCTTACAAGAGGAAGAGCAACAAAAAGGACAAGCTCTCACTGAAGCTGAGTTGTTTCAGGCGCTAATCAAACGTACGGTTACGCTGAATTTCAACCGAAACTTGCAAGGAAGTGGGCTTGTGAAGCTAGTGTCATATGGCAGTAAAAAGGACGAGGCCATGACGGTAACGGGAAGTAAAAACTAG
- a CDS encoding phytoene desaturase family protein, with amino-acid sequence MKQSVIIVGGGIGGLTAGALLIKAGYEVTILEASREWGGCAGKFQRGDFRFPVGATLGMGFEKGGIHERICRFLGIDLTTKRLDEVMVVHTPTRSISFQSDRQQHVQELQRLFSHVKEKIAAFYEDVWGIAKKIRGLMEHLPILPPSTFREWKRLVQSLSPSSLALLPLFSQTLKDLLKKHGLLEEADFVHFLDGQIIDSMQTTSDDCSLLLGCMAIDIYHEGAFYVEGGLYQLAEKLVSYGKEHGGELHLGRKVTHIEKGSVWKVTDHRGRVYEADHVVCNIPIQNLTQLFSEDLMKSMPRKIQHRQRTKQWGAFTLYLALKEDVIPDDMPLFQQVITSSEGEMTNGEHLFLSLSDKEDRNRAPAGYRTLTVSTHIPLDDWKNPATYDEQKKQLHEKMKKGIQTVIPRLEEGVIHEIPGAPRAWERFVQRSGVGGFPQTNDYALFQAISHRTKLGGLWLCGDTVFPGAGTIGVSVSGYHVYESISKRLDLLKTGM; translated from the coding sequence ATGAAACAGTCCGTCATTATTGTTGGAGGCGGAATTGGAGGGCTAACAGCTGGTGCTCTATTAATAAAGGCAGGATACGAGGTGACGATCTTAGAGGCATCGAGGGAATGGGGAGGCTGTGCAGGGAAATTTCAGCGCGGTGATTTTCGTTTTCCTGTAGGAGCCACGCTTGGGATGGGCTTTGAAAAAGGAGGTATTCATGAACGGATCTGTCGGTTTTTAGGTATTGATCTCACGACAAAACGACTCGACGAAGTAATGGTCGTTCATACCCCTACAAGGTCTATTTCATTTCAAAGCGACCGCCAGCAACACGTGCAGGAGCTTCAGCGCTTATTTTCACATGTAAAAGAAAAAATAGCTGCATTTTATGAAGATGTATGGGGCATTGCAAAAAAAATACGTGGGCTCATGGAGCATTTACCGATTTTACCACCTTCGACGTTTCGTGAGTGGAAAAGACTTGTACAATCGCTAAGTCCCTCATCACTTGCGCTTCTACCACTCTTTTCGCAAACGCTTAAAGACTTACTTAAAAAGCACGGTCTTTTAGAGGAAGCAGACTTTGTTCATTTTCTTGATGGGCAAATTATTGATAGCATGCAAACAACAAGTGACGACTGTTCCTTACTTCTTGGATGCATGGCGATTGATATTTATCATGAGGGGGCTTTTTATGTAGAAGGGGGCTTGTACCAGCTAGCGGAGAAGCTCGTTTCATACGGTAAGGAGCACGGTGGAGAGCTTCATTTAGGGCGGAAAGTGACGCATATTGAAAAAGGTAGCGTATGGAAGGTAACAGATCATAGAGGGCGTGTGTACGAAGCAGACCACGTTGTATGCAATATCCCGATTCAAAATCTGACGCAGCTGTTCTCTGAGGATCTAATGAAGAGCATGCCGCGAAAAATACAGCATCGTCAGCGTACGAAACAGTGGGGAGCTTTCACGCTGTATCTAGCATTAAAAGAAGACGTCATTCCAGATGATATGCCTTTGTTTCAGCAGGTAATTACATCTAGTGAGGGAGAAATGACAAACGGGGAACATCTTTTTTTATCTCTGTCAGATAAAGAGGATCGTAATCGCGCACCTGCGGGGTATCGAACGCTGACGGTATCGACGCATATTCCGCTTGATGACTGGAAAAATCCTGCTACATATGATGAGCAAAAAAAGCAGCTACACGAAAAAATGAAAAAAGGCATTCAAACCGTAATCCCTCGTTTAGAAGAAGGGGTTATTCACGAAATTCCAGGCGCACCGCGCGCATGGGAACGTTTTGTTCAGCGATCTGGTGTGGGGGGATTTCCACAAACAAACGATTACGCTCTTTTTCAAGCTATCTCTCACCGTACGAAGCTAGGTGGGTTATGGCTATGCGGAGATACTGTTTTTCCGGGAGCAGGAACGATCGGTGTATCCGTTAGCGGCTATCACGTGTACGAATCCATTAGTAAACGACTGGATTTGTTAAAAACAGGAATGTGA
- a CDS encoding nucleoside hydrolase, whose protein sequence is MSHREQINVLIFSDPGVDDAFALIYAMLNPAFNIVGIVSGYGNVTKNEAVANTAYLLSVANRKDIPIVAGVTGPLSGEYSEFYPQIHGENGIGLLKIPKNFHAQAYNFDTIGKIIDAYAHNLTIINIGRLTDLAICFILHGDEFMKKVNAFYVMGGAFLVPGNVTPEAEANFHSDPIAANLVLERAHPIYLCPLNITNRSIITPAVMKQIIDQCENPCKTIFHDMYTFYFKAYEKLSPGIQGAPLHDVLCVSAVANPGMIQYVQRAVTVQWAGPTKGESSADFRAKPTQVEDEKKEFIGLDFDEKAFIDDFIKTMTRKTDL, encoded by the coding sequence ATGAGTCATCGTGAACAAATCAACGTACTCATTTTTTCAGACCCTGGTGTGGATGATGCATTTGCACTTATTTACGCCATGCTAAATCCGGCTTTTAATATTGTAGGCATTGTGAGTGGGTATGGAAACGTAACAAAAAACGAGGCGGTTGCGAACACCGCTTATTTATTGTCTGTTGCAAATCGAAAGGACATTCCGATTGTTGCGGGTGTAACGGGACCGTTATCTGGAGAATATAGCGAGTTTTATCCGCAAATACATGGCGAAAACGGAATTGGACTATTGAAAATACCAAAAAATTTTCATGCACAGGCCTACAACTTTGATACGATTGGGAAAATCATAGATGCATATGCACATAACCTTACCATTATTAATATTGGTCGCCTAACGGATCTGGCGATTTGCTTTATTCTTCATGGCGATGAATTTATGAAAAAAGTAAACGCTTTTTACGTCATGGGAGGAGCTTTTTTAGTGCCAGGGAACGTGACGCCAGAAGCAGAAGCGAATTTTCACTCGGATCCTATTGCGGCCAATTTAGTGCTTGAGCGTGCTCATCCAATCTATTTATGTCCCCTTAATATTACAAACCGCTCGATTATTACGCCTGCTGTTATGAAGCAGATTATTGATCAATGCGAGAATCCATGTAAAACGATTTTTCACGATATGTACACCTTCTATTTTAAAGCATATGAAAAGCTTTCCCCTGGTATCCAAGGGGCCCCTCTCCATGATGTGTTATGTGTCAGTGCGGTCGCAAATCCCGGTATGATCCAATACGTTCAAAGAGCCGTAACCGTTCAATGGGCTGGGCCAACGAAAGGAGAAAGTAGTGCAGACTTTCGAGCGAAACCTACTCAAGTGGAGGACGAGAAAAAGGAATTTATCGGACTAGACTTTGATGAGAAAGCATTCATAGATGATTTTATTAAAACAATGACACGTAAAACAGACCTTTAA
- the hutH gene encoding histidine ammonia-lyase, which produces MVELNGHTLSMNDARRVLFQKESVSVHPKAWGNVKKSRLAVQNIVELDQVVYGVTTGFGKLSDVSIPSKQVEKLQLYLIRSHACGVGEPFPEIVSRAMLLLRANTLIKGYSGVRTELIECLLQCLNASIHPVIPQQGSLGASGDLAPLAHLALMLVGEGKVYTSKGIRLAEEALKEAGITPLTLQAKEGLALINGTQAMTAMGLVVYLEAEKLVRHLDGIACMTLEGLRAITDAFDEDIHIARGYVEQIETAERIRSILVDSKLTTRQGELRVQDAYSLRCIPQVHGATKQVMSYVKEKLLVEMNAATDNPLIFSDAHKVLSGGNFHGQPIAFAMDFLGIGLSELANISERRIERLVNPQLNDLPPFLSPSPGLQSGAMIMQYVAAALVSENKVLAHPASVDSIPSSANQEDHVSMGTIGARKAHSILINVRRVAAIEAICAMQAVEYRGVHKMSSVTREFYEKMRKIVPSIQEDRPFSEDIERLNDWLIDDEPLWK; this is translated from the coding sequence GTGGTTGAACTAAATGGTCATACTCTATCAATGAATGATGCAAGACGTGTGCTCTTTCAAAAAGAGTCAGTCTCAGTCCATCCAAAGGCGTGGGGAAACGTTAAGAAAAGCCGTCTGGCGGTGCAAAATATCGTTGAGTTGGATCAAGTCGTATATGGGGTCACGACAGGTTTTGGAAAGCTGAGTGATGTATCGATTCCATCGAAGCAGGTAGAAAAGCTACAGCTCTACTTAATTCGTAGTCATGCTTGTGGTGTAGGAGAGCCATTTCCTGAAATCGTGTCACGAGCGATGCTATTATTACGGGCGAATACGCTTATTAAAGGATATTCAGGCGTGCGCACGGAGCTCATTGAATGTTTGCTTCAATGCCTAAACGCGTCGATTCACCCTGTCATTCCGCAGCAAGGATCACTCGGAGCAAGCGGAGATCTTGCCCCTTTGGCGCATCTCGCTCTCATGCTTGTTGGTGAAGGAAAGGTGTATACGAGCAAGGGAATTCGACTTGCTGAGGAGGCTCTTAAAGAAGCGGGAATCACGCCACTGACCCTGCAGGCTAAGGAGGGACTGGCTCTTATTAATGGCACGCAGGCTATGACAGCTATGGGACTAGTTGTCTATTTAGAGGCGGAGAAGCTCGTGCGTCACCTAGATGGAATTGCGTGTATGACACTAGAAGGCTTACGTGCAATTACGGACGCTTTTGATGAAGACATTCACATAGCAAGAGGGTACGTCGAACAGATTGAGACAGCAGAACGGATTCGGTCCATTTTGGTTGATTCAAAGCTAACCACGAGGCAAGGAGAGCTTCGGGTTCAGGACGCGTATTCTCTTCGCTGTATTCCGCAGGTGCACGGGGCGACAAAGCAAGTTATGAGTTATGTAAAAGAGAAACTGCTTGTAGAAATGAATGCGGCTACTGACAATCCACTTATTTTTTCTGATGCGCATAAGGTGTTATCGGGAGGGAATTTTCACGGACAGCCTATTGCCTTTGCAATGGATTTTCTAGGGATTGGATTATCAGAACTCGCCAATATTTCAGAGCGCCGAATTGAACGACTTGTAAATCCTCAGCTCAATGATTTACCGCCTTTCTTAAGTCCATCGCCTGGGCTACAGTCAGGGGCGATGATTATGCAGTATGTCGCAGCGGCTCTTGTATCTGAAAACAAAGTGTTAGCACATCCTGCAAGCGTCGACTCCATCCCTTCCTCTGCGAATCAAGAGGATCATGTGAGCATGGGAACCATCGGTGCTCGAAAAGCTCACTCTATTTTAATAAATGTACGACGAGTGGCGGCCATTGAAGCGATCTGTGCGATGCAAGCGGTAGAATACAGAGGGGTTCATAAAATGAGTTCTGTAACGAGAGAATTTTACGAAAAAATGCGTAAGATTGTACCATCTATTCAGGAGGATCGCCCCTTTTCAGAAGATATTGAGCGGCTAAATGATTGGTTAATAGACGATGAACCATTATGGAAGTGA
- the hutU gene encoding urocanate hydratase: MRQIQAARGTSLTCKGWEQEAVLRMLMNNLDPEVAEHPEELVVYGGIGKAARNWESYEAIVKQLQLLEHDETLLIQSGKPVGVMKTHEEAPRVLLSNSVLVPKWANWESFRDLEQKGLMMYGQMTAGSWIYIGTQGILQGTYETFSSLAAQHFQGSLKGTLTVTAGLGGMGGAQPLAVTMNGGVVIAVEVDESRIEKRIATRYCDKQTSSIEEAILWAREAKAAGKALSIALKGHATDVLEYLHAHHVEVDVVTDQTSAHDPLYGYIPDQMTIEEAAQLRKTNPNHYTKASKKSMARHVQAMLALRDKGAIVFDYGNNLRQVAKDEGVEEAFSFPGFVPAYIRPLFCEGKGPFRWVALSGDPTDIYRTDQLVKELFPDRADLHRWIDLAQEKVAFQGLPARICWLGYGEREEFGLALNDLVRKGELKAPIVIGRDHLDCGSVASPNRETEAMKDGSDAVGDWAILNALVNTAAGASWVSFHHGGGVGMGYSLHAGMVVVADGTDRADRRLKRVLTTDPGMGILRHADAGYEQAKSEAKKHGIPIPIMEREQ, encoded by the coding sequence ATGAGACAAATTCAAGCGGCACGAGGCACGAGTTTGACATGCAAGGGCTGGGAGCAGGAGGCAGTACTCCGAATGCTGATGAATAATTTGGATCCTGAAGTAGCGGAACATCCGGAGGAACTAGTCGTGTATGGTGGGATTGGAAAAGCAGCACGAAACTGGGAGTCATACGAAGCGATTGTCAAACAGCTGCAGCTTCTTGAACATGATGAAACGCTCCTTATTCAGTCTGGAAAACCAGTAGGAGTAATGAAGACGCATGAGGAAGCACCGCGTGTTCTTTTATCAAATTCTGTTTTAGTTCCTAAATGGGCGAACTGGGAGAGTTTTCGTGACTTAGAGCAAAAAGGACTCATGATGTACGGTCAAATGACTGCAGGAAGCTGGATTTATATCGGGACGCAGGGGATTTTACAAGGAACGTATGAAACATTCTCATCGCTTGCAGCGCAGCATTTTCAAGGATCTTTGAAAGGAACCTTAACGGTAACGGCAGGCCTTGGGGGAATGGGTGGAGCACAGCCCTTAGCGGTCACAATGAACGGTGGAGTCGTCATTGCTGTAGAGGTAGATGAATCAAGAATCGAAAAACGGATTGCGACTCGTTACTGTGATAAACAAACGTCTTCGATTGAAGAAGCCATTTTATGGGCACGAGAGGCAAAGGCTGCGGGAAAAGCTCTTTCCATTGCGCTGAAGGGACATGCTACAGACGTATTGGAGTATTTACATGCGCATCACGTGGAAGTGGATGTAGTGACGGATCAAACGTCTGCTCATGATCCTCTATATGGATATATTCCGGATCAGATGACTATTGAGGAAGCGGCACAGCTGCGAAAAACGAATCCGAATCACTATACAAAAGCAAGTAAAAAAAGTATGGCTCGTCACGTTCAGGCAATGCTTGCCCTTCGTGACAAAGGAGCCATTGTGTTTGATTATGGAAATAACTTGCGCCAAGTGGCCAAGGATGAAGGAGTAGAAGAAGCATTCTCTTTTCCAGGATTTGTCCCTGCTTATATTCGTCCTCTCTTTTGCGAAGGGAAAGGACCATTTCGCTGGGTAGCCCTATCAGGTGATCCAACCGATATTTATCGAACCGATCAGCTCGTAAAAGAATTGTTTCCAGACCGAGCAGATTTGCACCGGTGGATCGACCTCGCACAGGAAAAGGTCGCGTTCCAAGGACTCCCGGCAAGAATTTGCTGGCTCGGGTACGGAGAGCGTGAGGAATTTGGATTGGCTTTAAATGATTTAGTAAGAAAAGGGGAGCTTAAAGCGCCCATTGTTATTGGGCGTGACCACTTAGACTGTGGATCTGTCGCTTCCCCTAATCGTGAGACGGAAGCGATGAAGGATGGAAGTGATGCGGTAGGAGATTGGGCGATTTTAAACGCGCTCGTGAATACAGCAGCAGGAGCAAGCTGGGTCTCTTTTCATCACGGAGGAGGTGTGGGAATGGGGTATTCTCTTCATGCAGGCATGGTTGTTGTAGCTGACGGGACGGACCGAGCCGATCGAAGATTAAAACGGGTGTTAACAACGGACCCAGGAATGGGCATTCTTCGCCACGCTGATGCGGGGTATGAGCAAGCGAAGAGCGAAGCCAAAAAACACGGGATTCCAATTCCGATTATGGAGAGAGAGCAATGA
- the hutI gene encoding imidazolonepropionase, whose protein sequence is MRSFDLILTNIGQLLTMDYGIEAPLKGKEMNQLIVQKNMEIGIVDGRVASIRECQHDRSWTAKKVIDAKGKLVTPGLVDSHTHLVFGGSREHEMEWKRQGASYLEILQRGGGILSTVEATRALDEESLFKKAKKHLDQFLQYGVTTLEAKSGYGLNIETEMKQLRTAKKLHRSHPIDIVSTFLGAHAVPKEYKQNPDDFLQEMVLSLDLIQLEGLADFVDIFCETGVFSIEQSRAYLTEAKKRGFRLKIHADEIDPLGGAELAAELGATSADHLVGTTRTGIEQLAAQNVIACLLPGTSFYLGKEKGANARDMIDAGVAVALATDFNPGSCPTENIQLIMTLASLQLKMTAAEIWNAVTVNGAYAIGKGEEVGRIRTGQQADIVLWNTPNYHYIPYHYGVNHVHSVIKKGQLVWENSR, encoded by the coding sequence ATGAGATCGTTTGACTTGATCCTTACAAATATCGGTCAATTGCTTACGATGGATTATGGGATAGAAGCGCCTCTTAAGGGAAAGGAAATGAATCAATTAATTGTGCAAAAAAACATGGAAATTGGCATTGTAGATGGACGTGTGGCATCGATCAGAGAATGCCAACATGACCGCTCATGGACGGCCAAAAAAGTGATTGATGCAAAGGGAAAGCTTGTTACACCTGGGTTGGTTGATTCTCACACTCATCTTGTATTTGGTGGATCCAGAGAACATGAGATGGAGTGGAAGCGCCAAGGGGCATCTTATTTGGAAATTTTGCAGCGAGGCGGGGGGATTTTATCAACGGTCGAGGCAACAAGAGCGTTAGATGAAGAGTCTTTGTTTAAAAAAGCTAAAAAGCACTTGGATCAGTTTTTACAGTACGGTGTGACAACATTAGAAGCGAAAAGCGGCTACGGACTAAATATCGAAACAGAAATGAAGCAGCTTCGTACAGCAAAAAAACTCCATCGCTCACATCCAATTGACATTGTTTCTACCTTTTTAGGTGCGCATGCTGTGCCGAAGGAGTACAAACAAAATCCGGACGATTTCTTACAAGAGATGGTTCTATCACTTGATCTTATTCAGCTAGAAGGTCTTGCTGACTTTGTGGATATATTCTGTGAAACGGGCGTGTTTTCCATTGAGCAATCAAGAGCTTATTTAACAGAGGCCAAAAAGAGAGGGTTTCGTCTGAAAATTCATGCGGATGAAATCGATCCATTAGGAGGAGCAGAGCTCGCTGCTGAGCTGGGAGCCACTAGTGCAGATCATTTGGTTGGCACGACCCGCACAGGAATTGAGCAGTTAGCTGCTCAAAATGTCATTGCGTGCCTTTTGCCAGGAACCTCATTTTATCTCGGAAAAGAAAAAGGAGCAAATGCAAGAGACATGATTGATGCCGGAGTAGCTGTTGCTCTTGCAACGGATTTTAATCCAGGAAGCTGTCCAACTGAAAATATTCAGCTTATTATGACGCTTGCATCGCTTCAATTAAAAATGACGGCTGCTGAAATTTGGAATGCGGTGACGGTAAACGGAGCCTATGCGATTGGAAAAGGAGAAGAGGTAGGAAGAATTAGAACGGGGCAGCAGGCTGATATTGTCCTTTGGAATACGCCCAATTATCACTATATTCCTTACCATTACGGAGTTAATCACGTCCATTCAGTTATCAAAAAAGGTCAGCTAGTATGGGAGAATAGCCGATGA
- the hutG gene encoding formimidoylglutamase, giving the protein MIHLTPPGNLFQDQYVTRASELLRTWQGEVVHSYGLIGVPLAKSSISHSGAHLAPAAFRQSLSSFTTYAVESGCDLQRERIIDFGDIAMHATDVTESHKRIKDTVYELLQENEKLFPIIIGGDHSVSYPAIAAFQQARGKTAVIQFDAHCDVRNLQDGGVTNGTPFRKLLEEKHIEGDYLYQVGIRNFVNSEAYIHYVKQAGVRMVTMEEVETVGIQSVIQSILKEVGEKAEHLYVSLDMDVLDQAYAPGCPAAAPGGMTSSVLMEALNLIARSPLFSGIDIVEVDPSVDFRSMTSKLSAYLILSLLTKRMK; this is encoded by the coding sequence ATGATTCATTTAACACCACCGGGGAATTTGTTTCAAGATCAATATGTAACACGAGCAAGTGAGCTACTGCGAACGTGGCAGGGAGAAGTCGTTCATTCTTATGGGCTAATTGGCGTCCCATTAGCCAAATCGTCCATTAGTCATTCAGGTGCACACCTAGCGCCTGCCGCTTTTCGTCAATCTTTAAGCAGTTTTACAACGTATGCAGTAGAATCAGGGTGTGATTTGCAGCGGGAGAGAATCATTGACTTTGGTGATATCGCTATGCACGCAACGGATGTTACAGAATCACACAAGAGAATCAAAGACACCGTTTACGAACTACTGCAGGAAAATGAGAAACTGTTTCCGATTATCATTGGTGGTGACCACTCTGTGAGCTATCCCGCTATCGCTGCGTTTCAACAGGCACGAGGAAAGACGGCCGTCATTCAGTTTGACGCCCACTGTGATGTGAGAAATCTGCAAGACGGTGGTGTGACGAACGGGACCCCTTTTCGCAAGCTTCTTGAAGAAAAACACATTGAAGGAGATTACCTATATCAAGTGGGGATACGCAATTTTGTTAATAGCGAGGCATACATTCACTATGTGAAACAAGCTGGTGTGCGAATGGTAACGATGGAAGAAGTAGAGACAGTGGGGATTCAGAGTGTCATTCAGTCCATTTTAAAAGAGGTTGGAGAAAAAGCGGAACACCTGTATGTATCACTAGACATGGATGTGCTCGATCAAGCCTATGCACCCGGATGTCCGGCAGCAGCACCCGGAGGCATGACGTCTTCAGTATTAATGGAAGCCTTAAATCTAATTGCACGCTCTCCTCTGTTTTCAGGCATCGATATTGTTGAGGTAGATCCAAGCGTTGATTTTCGCTCTATGACAAGTAAGCTGTCTGCTTACTTGATTCTTTCACTGCTAACAAAACGGATGAAGTAA